The DNA region GCCGGCAGCGAGGACGCGAACCGGATCCGGTCGGCGTTCTCGCTCAGGTACAGCGGCTTGATGCCGAGCCGGTCGCGGCCCAGCAGTACCCGGCCACTGTCGCGTTCGACGATGGCGAAGGCGAACATGCCTTTGAGGTGGTCGACGAATCGGTCACCCCAGTGGTGGTAACCCTTCAGCAACACCTCGGTATCGCTGTGGGAGAAGAAGCGGTAGCCGTGCGCGCTCAGCTGGTCGCGCAGCTCCTCGTAGTTGTAGATGCAACCGTTCCAGGCCACCGCCAACCCGAGCTCGGAGTCGACCATCGGCTGGGCGCCGGCCTCGCTGAGGTCGATGATCTTGAGCCGTCGATGGCCCAGCGCCACCCGGCCCTGCGACCACGCTCCCGCGGCGTCCGGCCCGCGCGGGGCCATGACCTCGGCCATCTGGGTGACCGCGCTGATATCGGGTGTTCTTCCGTCAAGGCGTACCTCGCCGGTGGCTCCACACACCTGTTCGACCCTATCTGAGACGGCGTTCACTGACCACACAACGGCCGCGGCTGGAGCCTCGGCGCGGGGGTAATTTACCCCGGCTTCAGTGCGTCAAACCGGGCCGGAGCTTCGCGATCGAGACACGTGTCACATCACCTCCGGATGCCACCGCGGCGCGCCGATCGGTCTATTGGTCTGGCGCCCGACCTTTGGGCGTGGCAACCTGGTGGCCCGTGAGCAGCCCACTGCTCGTAACCTTCCCACCCGATGCGAGGCAGGTACCGATGAGCGCAGGCACACGCGGATTGCTGTCCAGGGGCGAGCTCGAGGAGCTGGTCGCTGCCGGAACCATCGACACGGTCCTGGTGGCGTTCTGCGATATGCAGGGGCGGCTGACCGGCAAGCGGATCTCGGCTCGGTTGTTCGTCGAGGATGTGATCGAGCACGGCGCCGAATGCTGCAACTATCTGCTGGCCGTCGACGTGGACATGAACACTGTCGACGGCTATGCGATCTCGAGCTGGGAAAAGGGTTACGGCGACATGGTGATGACGCCTGACATGTCCACTCTGCGGATGGTGCCCTGGCAGCCGGGCACCGCGCTGGTGATGGCAGACCTGTCGTGGACCGACGCCAGCCCTGTTCGGCAGGCGCCGCGCGGCATCCTGCGCGCGCAGCTCGACCTGCTCGCGCGGCGTGAACTCGACGCGATCGCCGCCACCGAACTCGAGTTCATGGTGTTCGACACGGGTTTTCGCGATGCCTGGGCGGCCGGCTACCGAGACCTGACCCCCGCCACCGACTACAACATCGACTACGCCATGCACGCGTCGACCCGGATGGAGCCACTGTTGCGCGATATCCGCCTCGGGATGGACGGCGCAGGCATGTTCTGCGAAGGCGTCAAAGGCGAGTGCAACCTGGGGCAGCAGGAGATCGGTTTCCGCTACGACAAGGCGCTGGTCACCTGCGACAACCACACGATCTACAAGAACGGCGCGAAGGAGATCGCCGACCAGCATGGTAAGAGCCTGACGTTCATGGCCAAATTCGACGAGAGGGAGGGCAACAGCTGTCACATCCACATCTCGTTTCGCGGTCAGGACGGGTCCCCGGTGTTCGCCGATGACAGCGACGAGCTCGGGATGTCGCCGATGTTCCGTAGCTTCATCGCCGGGCAACTGGCCACGCTGCGCGAATTCACTCTGTTTTATGCGCCGAACATCAACTCCTACAAGCGGTTTGCCGAGGGAAGTTTCGCGCCGACGGCGGTGGCCTGGGGGCTGGACAATCGCACCTGTGCGCTGCGGGTGGTCGGTCACGGCCCTGGCATGCGGATGGAGAACCGGGCCCCCGGCGGGGACGTGAATCAGTACCTGGCGGTCGCGGCGCTGATTGCCGGCGGCCTGTATGGCATCGACAACGAGCTCGAGCTCGGGGACGCGGTGGACGGCAACGCCTACACCAGCGGCGCCGACCGACTGCCCACCACGTTGGGGGAGGCGGTCGAGTTGTTCGAGCACTCGCGTATCGCCCGCGATGCGTTCGGCGACGACGTCGTCGAACACTACGTCAACAACGCGCGGGTGGAGCTGAAGGCATTCAACTCCGCCGTCACCGACTGGGAGAGGTTCCGCGGTTTTGAGCGTCTCTGATCCAGTCCGGCCCGGGGTGCGCCCGGTGATCGGCATGACGACGTATCTGCAGCAGGCGCAGACCGGGGTCTGGGATGTGCGGGCCAGCTTCCTGCCGGCGATCTATTTCGAGGGCGTCGGTCTGGCCGGGGGCATCGCGGTGCTGTTACCGCCCCAGCCGGTCGACGATGCGGTCACCGACCGCGTCCTGGACAGTCTGGATGCCCTGGTGATCACCGGGGGCCGCGACGTCGATCCGGCCACCTACGGGCATCCACGCCATCCGGCCACCGACGAGCCGATGCCCGACAGTCGAGCCCGGGATGCGTTCGAGTTGGCGTTGGTAGATGCGGCGTTGCGTCGCGGGATGCCGGTGCTGGGGATCTGTCGCGGCGCGCAGGTGCTCAACGTCGCACGTGGCGGGACGCTGCACCAGCACCTGCCCGAGGTGGTCGGACACACCCGCCACCAGCAGGGCAACGCAGTGTTCAGCACGTCATCGATAGTCACCGTGCCGCGGACCCGGGTCGCTGCGCTCGTCGGTCCCAGCACCGATGCGCAGTGTTACCACCATCAGGCCATCGACCGGCTCGGTGACGGGCTGATCGTGTCGGCCGCCGACTCCGACGGCATCATCGAAGCCGTCGAGACCGACCCTGCCCGCTATCCCGACCATTGGGTGGTGGCTGTGCAGTGGCACCCCGAGGAACGCCTCGATGATCTGCGGCTGTTCGCCGGGTTGGTCGGCGCCGCGGGAGCCTATGCCGCCCAGAAGACACAGAAGGTGAGCCCATGACCGTCAGCGAAGTCATCAATCCCGCGACCGAGGAAGTGCTGCGCACCGTCGAGCATTGTGACGAGGCCGCCGTCGATGACGCGGTCGCGCGGGCAGCTGTCGCACAGCGGATCTGGGCGCGCCAGGCGCCGGCCGAGCGTGCCGCGGCGCTGCGTGCGTTCGCCGCGGTGGTCGACGCCCATGTCGAGGAGCTGGCAACGCTGGAAGTCGCCAACTCGGGTCATCCGATCGGCAACGCGCGCTGGGAGGCCGGGCACGTGCGCGACGTCCTGCAGTATTACGCCGCCGCCCCGGAGCGGTTGTCCGGCAAGCAGATTCCGGTGGCCGGCGGCTGGGACGTGACGTTCAACGAACCGCTCGGGGTGGTAGCGGTCATCACGCCCTGGAACTTCCCGATGACGATCGCATCCTGGGGTTTCGCCCCGGCGCTGGCCGCCGGCAACGCGGTGCTGATCAAACCCGCCGAGTGGACGCCACTGACCACGATCCGGCTGGGTGAGCTGGCCCGCGAGGCAGGTCTGCCCGCCGACCTGTTCCAGGTGTTGCCGGGACGCGGATCGGTGGTGGGGGAGCGCTTCGTGACCCACCCGGGTGTGCGCAAGATTGTCTTCACCGGATCCACCGAGGTCGGGACCCGGGTGATGGCCGGCGCCGCCCGCCAGGTCAAGCGGGTCACCCTGGAGTTGGGTGGCAAGAGCGCCAACATCATCTTCGATGACTGTGACCTCGAGCGTGCTGCGGCCACCGCGCCGTACGGCGTATTCGACAACGCCGGGCAGGACTGCTGTGCGCGAAGTCGGATCCTGGTGCAGCGCAGTGTTTTCGACCGCTTCATGGAATTGCTGGAGCCGGCCGTGCAAGCGGTCGCCGTCGGTGACCCGCGTGCCGAGGCCACCGAGATGGGTCCGTTGGTGTCGAAGAAACACTTCGACACCGTGTCGGCGTATGTGCCCGACGATGCGCCGGTGGCCTTCCGGGGTGTGGCGCCGTCGGGCCCCGGATTCTGGTTTCCGCCGACGGTGCTGACCCCGCAACGCCACGACCGCACCGTCACCGAGGAGATCTTCGGGCCCGTGGTCGCGGTGCTTCCCTTCGACGACGAAGCCGACGCGATCGCGGTCGCCAACGACACCGACTACGGGCTGTCCGGTTCGATCTGGACCGACAACCTGTCCCGCGCGCTGCGGGTGTCGCGCGCCATCGAGGCGGGCAACCTGTCGGTCAACTCGCACTCCTCGGTGCGCTACAGCACGCCGTTCGGCGGATTCAAGCAGTCCGGTCTCGGTCGCGAGCTCGGACCCGATGCGCCGCTGTCCTTCACCGAGGCCAAGAACGTGTTCATCGCCGTAGAAGAGCCCTAGCAGGGCCGGACGAGCCCGAGAAGAGGAGTACCGATGGATCTCACCCAACGCCTTGCCGGCAAGGTCGCCGTCATCACCGGCGGCGCCAGCGGGATCGGGCTGGCCAGTGCCCGGCGGATGCGCGCCGAAGGCGCATCGATCGTCATCGGGGACATCGACCCGGCCACCGGCAAAAGTGTCGCCGACGATCTGAACGGCACATTCGTCCAGGTGGATGTCTCCGACCAGGTGGCCGTGGATGCGTTGTTCGACACCGCCGCCGAGGCGCACGGTTCGGTTGACATCGCGTTCAACAATGCCGGCATCTCCCCGCCCGAGGACGACCTCATCGAGAACACCGGCATCGAGGCGTGGCAGCGGGTGCAGGACATCAACCTCAAGTCGGTTTTCCTGTGCTGCAAGGCGGCGTTGCGACACATGGTGCCGCAGCAGAAGGGGTCGATCATCAACACGGCATCGTTCGTCGCGGTGATGGGGTCGGCGACGTCGCAGATCTCCTACACCGCGTCCAAGGGCGGCGTGCTGGCGATGTCGCGGGAGCTGGGCGTGCAGTATGCGCGGCAGGGGATCCGGGTCAACGCGCTGTGTCCGGGACCGGTCAACACCCCGCTGCTGCAGGAGTTGTTCGCCAAGGAGCCCGAACGCGCGGCGCGCCGACTGGTGCACGT from Mycobacterium sp. SMC-4 includes:
- a CDS encoding glutamine synthetase family protein, with the protein product MSAGTRGLLSRGELEELVAAGTIDTVLVAFCDMQGRLTGKRISARLFVEDVIEHGAECCNYLLAVDVDMNTVDGYAISSWEKGYGDMVMTPDMSTLRMVPWQPGTALVMADLSWTDASPVRQAPRGILRAQLDLLARRELDAIAATELEFMVFDTGFRDAWAAGYRDLTPATDYNIDYAMHASTRMEPLLRDIRLGMDGAGMFCEGVKGECNLGQQEIGFRYDKALVTCDNHTIYKNGAKEIADQHGKSLTFMAKFDEREGNSCHIHISFRGQDGSPVFADDSDELGMSPMFRSFIAGQLATLREFTLFYAPNINSYKRFAEGSFAPTAVAWGLDNRTCALRVVGHGPGMRMENRAPGGDVNQYLAVAALIAGGLYGIDNELELGDAVDGNAYTSGADRLPTTLGEAVELFEHSRIARDAFGDDVVEHYVNNARVELKAFNSAVTDWERFRGFERL
- a CDS encoding gamma-glutamyl-gamma-aminobutyrate hydrolase family protein, which encodes MTTYLQQAQTGVWDVRASFLPAIYFEGVGLAGGIAVLLPPQPVDDAVTDRVLDSLDALVITGGRDVDPATYGHPRHPATDEPMPDSRARDAFELALVDAALRRGMPVLGICRGAQVLNVARGGTLHQHLPEVVGHTRHQQGNAVFSTSSIVTVPRTRVAALVGPSTDAQCYHHQAIDRLGDGLIVSAADSDGIIEAVETDPARYPDHWVVAVQWHPEERLDDLRLFAGLVGAAGAYAAQKTQKVSP
- a CDS encoding 3-oxoacyl-ACP reductase produces the protein MDLTQRLAGKVAVITGGASGIGLASARRMRAEGASIVIGDIDPATGKSVADDLNGTFVQVDVSDQVAVDALFDTAAEAHGSVDIAFNNAGISPPEDDLIENTGIEAWQRVQDINLKSVFLCCKAALRHMVPQQKGSIINTASFVAVMGSATSQISYTASKGGVLAMSRELGVQYARQGIRVNALCPGPVNTPLLQELFAKEPERAARRLVHVPVGRFAEPEELAAAVAFLASDDASFITAASFLVDGGISGAYVTPL
- a CDS encoding aldehyde dehydrogenase is translated as MTVSEVINPATEEVLRTVEHCDEAAVDDAVARAAVAQRIWARQAPAERAAALRAFAAVVDAHVEELATLEVANSGHPIGNARWEAGHVRDVLQYYAAAPERLSGKQIPVAGGWDVTFNEPLGVVAVITPWNFPMTIASWGFAPALAAGNAVLIKPAEWTPLTTIRLGELAREAGLPADLFQVLPGRGSVVGERFVTHPGVRKIVFTGSTEVGTRVMAGAARQVKRVTLELGGKSANIIFDDCDLERAAATAPYGVFDNAGQDCCARSRILVQRSVFDRFMELLEPAVQAVAVGDPRAEATEMGPLVSKKHFDTVSAYVPDDAPVAFRGVAPSGPGFWFPPTVLTPQRHDRTVTEEIFGPVVAVLPFDDEADAIAVANDTDYGLSGSIWTDNLSRALRVSRAIEAGNLSVNSHSSVRYSTPFGGFKQSGLGRELGPDAPLSFTEAKNVFIAVEEP